Proteins encoded together in one Cydia pomonella isolate Wapato2018A chromosome 10, ilCydPomo1, whole genome shotgun sequence window:
- the LOC133522242 gene encoding 26S proteasome non-ATPase regulatory subunit 4, which translates to MVLESTMICVDNSDYMRNGDFLPTRLQAQQDAVNLVCHSKTRSNPENNVGLLTLANVEVLATLTSDVGRILSKLHRVQPNGDINLLTGIRIAHLALKHRQGKNHKMRIVVFVGSPVHTDEKELVKLAKRLKKEKVNCDVVSFGEDAENNPLLTTFVNTLNGKDNTTGGSHLVSIPAGNCVVLSEALISSPLIGGDGAGPSGSGLSPFEFGVDPNEDPELALALRVSMEEQRQRQEEESRRQQANTEGEAPKAGETQDSGMERALAMSLGREAMELSEEEQIALAMQMSMQQDAPAAEESMDVSEEYAEVMNDPAFLQSVLENLPGVDPQSEAIRNAMSTIKKDKDEKDDKDKDSKGAGSGSK; encoded by the coding sequence TATGATATGTGTTGATAACAGTGACTACATGAGAAATGGAGACTTCCTACCAACACGCCTCCAGGCTCAACAAGATGCCGTAAATTTGGTATGTCATTCCAAAACAAGATCGAATCCTGAGAATAATGTAGGATTATTGACACTCGCTAACGTCGAAGTGCTGGCCACGCTGACCAGCGATGTTGGCCGCATCCTGTCCAAGCTTCACCGCGTGCAACCGAATGGTGATATCAACCTGCTGACTGGAATCAGAATTGCCCACTTGGCACTCAAGCACCGTCAGGGCAAGAACCACAAAATGCGCATCGTCGTGTTCGTTGGCTCGCCGGTCCACACCGACGAGAAGGAGCTCGTCAAACTAGCAAAGAGGCTGAAGAAGGAGAAAGTAAACTGTGATGTTGTGTCATTTGGAGAAGATGCTGAGAATAATCCATTGTTAACAACTTTTGTCAACACCCTCAATGGCAAAGACAATACTACAGGAGGCAGCCACCTTGTTTCCATTCCTGCTGGTAATTGTGTGGTTCTCTCTGAAGCCCTAATCTCCAGCCCATTGATTGGTGGAGATGGTGCTGGCCCATCAGGTTCTGGATTGTCTCCATTTGAATTTGGAGTTGATCCTAATGAAGATCCAGAATTGGCTCTAGCTTTGCGTGTGTCTATGGAGGAACAGAGACAGCGTCAAGAGGAAGAGTCCCGACGCCAGCAGGCTAACACTGAAGGTGAGGCTCCTAAAGCTGGGGAAACACAAGATAGTGGCATGGAGCGGGCTCTGGCCATGTCTTTGGGCCGTGAGGCTATGGAATTGTCAGAAGAGGAGCAAATAGCCTTGGCCATGCAGATGAGCATGCAACAAGATGCCCCTGCAGCTGAAGAGAGCATGGATGTCTCTGAAGAATATGCTGAAGTCATGAATGACCCTGCCTTCCTGCAAAGTGTTCTTGAGAACCTACCTGGTGTAGATCCGCAGAGTGAGGCTATCCGGAATGCCATGTCTACCATCAAGAAAGACAAGGATGAAAAGGATGACAAGGACAAAGATTCAAAGGGCGCAGGCTCAGGTTCtaaataa